From Pseudomonadota bacterium:
CGAAGCCCGCGTTAACTTTATTTTATAAGCGATTCCCACGCAGGTATTATGCTCAGTTTGGACAGGGTTATAAATCGTGGTCTTCTGCCCGATTCCGGGTTGTACCGGTGAACAGCACTTTTTTTTTCCGCCGCTATATTCCCTGGATTATAGTCTTCGGTTATGTTGTTCTTCTCTACGCGACCCTGGGTTATGTTCGCTGTTTGTCCGATGCCTTGCGAGCCAGGGGGATTCTGGGGAGCGTTACCCTGGCGATTTTTTTCTTGTTGTGCGGGGCGGTTCTTGCCATGCTGCGGCGGCTGTCCTCATTTGCTTCGCGGCTGCTGATCGTTCTCCTGCTGGGCATTTCTGTGTTGAGCTCTTTTTTTCTTCCTTTTCCCGAGGAGCGGCTGCATCTGGTTGAATACAGCATTCTGGGCTGGCTGCTGGGTCGGGCACTGGCGCGCTCGGGAAAATGGCCCGTCTGCTGGGGGGTGGGAGTGTTGCTTGTCTGGCTGATTGGTTACGGTGATGAGCTGATCCAGTGGTTTTTACCCAACCGGGTGTTTGATGTTCGTGACATTTTCTTGAACGGCATTGCCGGAATGGGTGGTTTAGCGATTTTCGCGATTTTTGCCCAAGAGGTGTCCGGGAGTCCGTCATGAAAAGCTATTGTTTTACCGTGATTATTTTT
This genomic window contains:
- a CDS encoding VanZ family protein, which produces MNSTFFFRRYIPWIIVFGYVVLLYATLGYVRCLSDALRARGILGSVTLAIFFLLCGAVLAMLRRLSSFASRLLIVLLLGISVLSSFFLPFPEERLHLVEYSILGWLLGRALARSGKWPVCWGVGVLLVWLIGYGDELIQWFLPNRVFDVRDIFLNGIAGMGGLAIFAIFAQEVSGSPS